The following coding sequences are from one Amphiprion ocellaris isolate individual 3 ecotype Okinawa chromosome 19, ASM2253959v1, whole genome shotgun sequence window:
- the LOC111563058 gene encoding SE-cephalotoxin-like — MAFPRRLASMLLVSWILLLYWTASSAESHDLHQSPRIRRQMAFRTREVVAASSQVVKDSLTVIKEALASAQASRAIDVIKSISKVANLAPGIGGLVASFINVALAFIPQENPLTELRRGFDEVNWKLDSLSMQIFNLATDVEWFNYASVYSQDEVRILNAWNKFTEFGQSSELAQSEEAKLQLAEMFTSHYESTGAEASVSNLYHYLTVSSTALSGNLNNLLIKKFKCDVVHISRYNLYFSSLLWKGMVVSQVYWNLMGSYSSGKEDQHIQMFKKVHEVQSSAVDLCQKNYEEYMKKDVVEITKKLIPDKDAIAKRVKEALDKKYDWYSWVVLVYDSNNNSSYKLFDVTPIEVGNIMVVVAYTLGGHEEHVDDAKSVKDTANECFKNQQCEIRDQISKCNKDQVKQWSRFEKRPVRIHLTKHAKVTHVSYNGGQSFAEYPTPLQQVDCSWYIRGGKISVHWSREKDVCTQSTCQNNGKCKRLLDSNDWLCDCQDGYHGDTCNKKVDISMAQDMKTLFPKALISTTGTKLRTIESKLDTMMSRCQCS; from the coding sequence ATGGCGTTCCCACGGCGGTTGGCCTCCATGTTGCTGGTTTCATGGATCCTTCTCCTCTACTGGACGGCCTCCTCTGCAGAGTCACATGACCTCCACCAGTCCCCCAGGATCCGCAGACAGATGGCTTTTCGCACCAGAGAGGTCGTTGCAGCATCCTCACAGGTGGTCAAAGACTCTCTGACCGTCATCAAAGAAGCTTTGGCAAGTGCTCAGGCCAGTCGGGCGATTGATGTGATCAAGAGTATCTCCAAAGTTGCCAACCTGGCACCCGGCATTGGAGGTCTGGTTGCATCCTTTATCAACGTGGCGCTGGCCTTCATCCCTCAGGAAAACCCCCTGACAGAGCTCAGGAGGGGCTTTGATGAGGTGAATTGGAAGCTGGACTCCCTTTCCATGCAGATCTTCAACCTGGCGACAGACGTGGAATGGTTCAACTACGCCAGCGTCTACTCCCAAGACGAAGTCCGCATCCTCAATGCCTGGAACAAGTTCACCGAGTTTGGTCAGAGCAGTGAGTTGGCGCAAAGCGAGGAGGCAAAACTGCAACTAGCCGAGATGTTCACCAGCCACTACGAGTCCACAGGAGCTGAGGCCAGTGTGTCCAATCTTTACCACTACCTGACGGTCAGCAGCACGGCGCTCAGTGGAAACCTCAACAACTTGCTGATAAAGAAGTTTAAATGTGATGTTGTCCACATCAGCAGATACAACCTGTACTTCAGCAGCCTGCTGTGGAAGGGGATGGTGGTCAGCCAGGTCTACTGGAATCTGATGGGTTCCTACTCATCAGGCAAAGAGGATCAACATATCCAGATGTTTAAGAAGGTGCATGAAGTTCAATCATCAGCTGTGGACCTCTGTCAGAAAAACTACGAGGAGTACATGAAGAAAGACGTGGTGGAGATCACCAAAAAGCTCATCCCTGACAAAGATGCCATCGCTAAACGGGTGAAGGAGGCTCTGGACAAGAAGTACGACTGGTACAGCTGGGTGGTGCTGGTGTACGACAGCAACAATAACAGCAGTTACAAGCTGTTTGATGTGACACCGATCGAGGTGGGCAACATCATGGTGGTTGTGGCCTACACTCTGGGAGGACATGAGGAACATGTAGACGATGCTAAATCAGTTAAAGACACAGCCAACGAGTGCTTTAAGAACCAACAGTGTGAAATCAGGGATCAAATAAGTAAATGTAATAAGGACCAAGTAAAACAATGGAGTCGTTTTGAAAAAAGACCTGTGCGTATACATCTGACAAAACACGCCAAAGTAACACATGTGTCCTACAACGGCGGACAGAGTTTTGCAGAATATCCAACACCGCTTCAACAAGTCGACTGCAGCTGGTACATACGGGGAGGGAAGATTTCTGTTCACTGGTCCAGGGAGAAGGATGTCTGCACTCAGAGCACATGTCAGAACAATGGAAAGTGTAAGAGGCTGCTGGACTCCAACGATTGGCTGTGCGACTGTCAGGATGGTTACCATGGAGACACATGTAACAAGAAAGTGGACATATCAATGGCTCAGGACATGAAGACTCTCTTCCCTAAAGCGCTCATCAGCACCACCGGCACCAAACTCAGAACCATCGAGTCCAAATTGGACACGATGATGAGTAGATGTCAGTGTTCATAG
- the samd14 gene encoding sterile alpha motif domain-containing protein 14 isoform X1, with the protein MSAGLDDSDNVFDLNEAIPETELLDNSIQKGRAQLSVKTRRHRPSRSRYRDSVSSTEGDDSLDRKVEDSPLHSARSPLHLAMRGSSPSPDSLLSARSPGFSFDTSLVRRSPEDGGTSLAAPPRGRYHQLTNATSQEALVTPSSSPSKSCPSSDCSPVYLRRNRRPDSEVLVSDRSRDTSPADPGSPTVVFDKKTKRRFLDLGVTLRRSYIRVRKDKSNRLSVGSREPSESPSRSSGSFVSFSWFTEGRGSLSSSGTPPCSPKLPTLSSPRPRKSHSQESALSEEFSPPHTSSSTSPPIDSSRSSHPYQTLSQSSDEPGDEPSSLVSSWSTQQVCQWLRGLNMDQYVPEFTARDIDGQQLLQMDGSKLKGLGVLSSSDRSALKRRIKDVQNAAEKERKALDKLEKQKEKQRRKEQEQRRT; encoded by the exons ATGTCTGCCGGCCTGGATGATTCAGACAACGTGTTCG ACCTGAACGAAGCGATACCTGAGACCGAGCTGCTGGACAACAGCATCCAGAAAGGCCGAGCCCAGCTGTCCGTCAAAACGCGGAGGCACCGGCCCTCCAGGTCCCGTTACCGTGACAGCGTGAGCTCGACAGAGGGCGACGACAGCCTCGACAGAAAGGTAGAG GACAGTCCGCTGCATTCCGCCCGCTCACCACTACACCTGGCCATGCGAggctcctccccctctcctgaTTCGCTGCTGTCGGCTCGAAGCCCCGGCTTCTCCTTCGACACGTCACTG GTGCGACGCTCTCCGGAGGACGGAGGCACTTCACTGGCTGCTCCACCGCGGGGGCGGTACCATCAGCTGACCAATGCCACGTCTCAGGAGGCTCTAGTGACGCCCAGCAGCTCGCCGTCGAAATCCTGCCCCTCCTCCGACTGCTCACCTGTCTACCTGAGGAGAAACAGGAGGCCTGACAGTGAAg tgtTGGTCTCTGATAGGAGTCGAGACACCAGTCCAGCCGATCCCGGCAGTCCGACCGTCGTCTTTGACAAGAAAACCAAGAGACGGTTCCTGGACCTCGG GGTGACGCTCAGACGTTCCTACATCCGAGTGAGGAAAGATAAATCTAACCGGCTCTCAGTGGGCAGCAG AGAACCGTCTGAGAGTCCGTCTCGCTCCTCCGGATCCTTCGTGTCCTTCTCCTGGTTCACTGAAGGACGAGGCTCCCTGTCATCCTCTGGGACACCACCCTGTTCCCCCAAACTGCCCACACTGAGTTCCCCGAGACCCCGAAAGTCCCACAGCCAG GAGTCGGCTCTCAGCGAGGAGTTTTCTCCTCCCCACACCTCCTCGTCCACGTCTCCTCCCATCGACTCCTCCAGATCCTCCCATCCATACCAGACGCTGTCACAGTCCTCCGACGAG CCCGGTGATGAACCGTCGTCTCTGGTGTCGTCCTGGTCGACCCAGCAGGTCTGTCAGTGGCTCCGAGGACTCAACATGGACCAGTACGTCCCAGAATTCACAGCCAGAGACATCGACggacagcagctgctgcagatggatGGCAGCAAGTTGAAG GGTCTGGGCGTGCTCAGTTCATCCGACCGCAGCGCTTTGAAGAGACGCATCAAAGACGTCCAGAACGCAGCCGAGAAGGAACGAAAAGCTCTGgacaaactggaaaaacagaaggagaagCAGAGACGGAAAGAACAGGAGCAGCGCAGGACCTGA
- the samd14 gene encoding sterile alpha motif domain-containing protein 14 isoform X2 produces MSAGLDDSDNVFDLNEAIPETELLDNSIQKGRAQLSVKTRRHRPSRSRYRDSVSSTEGDDSLDRKDSPLHSARSPLHLAMRGSSPSPDSLLSARSPGFSFDTSLVRRSPEDGGTSLAAPPRGRYHQLTNATSQEALVTPSSSPSKSCPSSDCSPVYLRRNRRPDSEVLVSDRSRDTSPADPGSPTVVFDKKTKRRFLDLGVTLRRSYIRVRKDKSNRLSVGSREPSESPSRSSGSFVSFSWFTEGRGSLSSSGTPPCSPKLPTLSSPRPRKSHSQESALSEEFSPPHTSSSTSPPIDSSRSSHPYQTLSQSSDEPGDEPSSLVSSWSTQQVCQWLRGLNMDQYVPEFTARDIDGQQLLQMDGSKLKGLGVLSSSDRSALKRRIKDVQNAAEKERKALDKLEKQKEKQRRKEQEQRRT; encoded by the exons ATGTCTGCCGGCCTGGATGATTCAGACAACGTGTTCG ACCTGAACGAAGCGATACCTGAGACCGAGCTGCTGGACAACAGCATCCAGAAAGGCCGAGCCCAGCTGTCCGTCAAAACGCGGAGGCACCGGCCCTCCAGGTCCCGTTACCGTGACAGCGTGAGCTCGACAGAGGGCGACGACAGCCTCGACAGAAAG GACAGTCCGCTGCATTCCGCCCGCTCACCACTACACCTGGCCATGCGAggctcctccccctctcctgaTTCGCTGCTGTCGGCTCGAAGCCCCGGCTTCTCCTTCGACACGTCACTG GTGCGACGCTCTCCGGAGGACGGAGGCACTTCACTGGCTGCTCCACCGCGGGGGCGGTACCATCAGCTGACCAATGCCACGTCTCAGGAGGCTCTAGTGACGCCCAGCAGCTCGCCGTCGAAATCCTGCCCCTCCTCCGACTGCTCACCTGTCTACCTGAGGAGAAACAGGAGGCCTGACAGTGAAg tgtTGGTCTCTGATAGGAGTCGAGACACCAGTCCAGCCGATCCCGGCAGTCCGACCGTCGTCTTTGACAAGAAAACCAAGAGACGGTTCCTGGACCTCGG GGTGACGCTCAGACGTTCCTACATCCGAGTGAGGAAAGATAAATCTAACCGGCTCTCAGTGGGCAGCAG AGAACCGTCTGAGAGTCCGTCTCGCTCCTCCGGATCCTTCGTGTCCTTCTCCTGGTTCACTGAAGGACGAGGCTCCCTGTCATCCTCTGGGACACCACCCTGTTCCCCCAAACTGCCCACACTGAGTTCCCCGAGACCCCGAAAGTCCCACAGCCAG GAGTCGGCTCTCAGCGAGGAGTTTTCTCCTCCCCACACCTCCTCGTCCACGTCTCCTCCCATCGACTCCTCCAGATCCTCCCATCCATACCAGACGCTGTCACAGTCCTCCGACGAG CCCGGTGATGAACCGTCGTCTCTGGTGTCGTCCTGGTCGACCCAGCAGGTCTGTCAGTGGCTCCGAGGACTCAACATGGACCAGTACGTCCCAGAATTCACAGCCAGAGACATCGACggacagcagctgctgcagatggatGGCAGCAAGTTGAAG GGTCTGGGCGTGCTCAGTTCATCCGACCGCAGCGCTTTGAAGAGACGCATCAAAGACGTCCAGAACGCAGCCGAGAAGGAACGAAAAGCTCTGgacaaactggaaaaacagaaggagaagCAGAGACGGAAAGAACAGGAGCAGCGCAGGACCTGA
- the LOC111563059 gene encoding uncharacterized protein LOC111563059 isoform X2 — translation MDPRTALLHCFLFAVLVQSAPISSPTDLTPAFKEAAKRAKTLVEKILRDIPTVHRNTVNTEGLSLDPSSQNTNLHMMVTSLGIPAAPILKPLSEHFTLDMYVSRMLVGSQLYQGLLGVLSDKLSGLNDLRADLRDLLTHITKMKEAAQLDGNVSDQNQIPDLASRLHGNYEVQVAIHVMLTQLQSFCHDLIRSLRAAGAR, via the exons ATGGACCCCCGCACAG cccTACTACACTGCTTCCTGTTTGCAGTTCTGGTCCAATCAGCTCCCATCAGCTCACCGACTGACCTCACGCCGGCGTTCAAAGAGGCGGCCAAGCGAGCAAAAACGCTGGTGGAGAAAATCCTGAGAGACATCCCCACCGTGCACCGCAACACCGTCAACACCGAG GGCTTGAGCCTCGACCCGTCCAGCCAGAACACGAACCTGCACATGATGGTGACGTCACTGGGAATCCCTGCCGCTCCCATCCTCAAACCGCTGTCCGAACACTTCACTCTG GACATGTATGTTAGTCGGATGTTGGTAGGCAGCCAGCTGTACCAGGGACTGCTGGGAGTTCTGTCTGACAAACTGAGTGGACTGAATGATCTGAGAGCTGACTTGAGAGACCTACTGACGCACATCACCAAG ATGAAGGAGGCGGCTCAGCTCGATGGTAACGTTTCCGATCAGAACCAGATCCCGGACTTGGCCTCTCGTCTCCATGGAAACTACGAAGTGCAGGTGGCGATCCATGTGATGCTGACGCAGCTGCAGTCCTTCTGTCATGACCTGATCCGCAGCCTGAGAGCTGCAGGTGCGCGGTAA
- the LOC111563059 gene encoding uncharacterized protein LOC111563059 isoform X1 yields MDPRTAALLHCFLFAVLVQSAPISSPTDLTPAFKEAAKRAKTLVEKILRDIPTVHRNTVNTEGLSLDPSSQNTNLHMMVTSLGIPAAPILKPLSEHFTLDMYVSRMLVGSQLYQGLLGVLSDKLSGLNDLRADLRDLLTHITKMKEAAQLDGNVSDQNQIPDLASRLHGNYEVQVAIHVMLTQLQSFCHDLIRSLRAAGAR; encoded by the exons ATGGACCCCCGCACAG cagcccTACTACACTGCTTCCTGTTTGCAGTTCTGGTCCAATCAGCTCCCATCAGCTCACCGACTGACCTCACGCCGGCGTTCAAAGAGGCGGCCAAGCGAGCAAAAACGCTGGTGGAGAAAATCCTGAGAGACATCCCCACCGTGCACCGCAACACCGTCAACACCGAG GGCTTGAGCCTCGACCCGTCCAGCCAGAACACGAACCTGCACATGATGGTGACGTCACTGGGAATCCCTGCCGCTCCCATCCTCAAACCGCTGTCCGAACACTTCACTCTG GACATGTATGTTAGTCGGATGTTGGTAGGCAGCCAGCTGTACCAGGGACTGCTGGGAGTTCTGTCTGACAAACTGAGTGGACTGAATGATCTGAGAGCTGACTTGAGAGACCTACTGACGCACATCACCAAG ATGAAGGAGGCGGCTCAGCTCGATGGTAACGTTTCCGATCAGAACCAGATCCCGGACTTGGCCTCTCGTCTCCATGGAAACTACGAAGTGCAGGTGGCGATCCATGTGATGCTGACGCAGCTGCAGTCCTTCTGTCATGACCTGATCCGCAGCCTGAGAGCTGCAGGTGCGCGGTAA
- the psmd3 gene encoding 26S proteasome non-ATPase regulatory subunit 3, which translates to MKETAAKRRDKGRDSKQEKPKEPKEAGPEPQDVEMPEEEAAASAAKQPKELDSLTLDDIKEHVKQIEKAVSGKEPRFVLRALRALPSTSRRLNANVLHKAICGFFTNNATTRDFLLGFLEEPMEMADGDVQFRPRTGKAAATPLLPEVEAYLQLLLVVHLTNQKRYTEAQKVSDDLLQKIGSKNRRALDLVAAKCYYYHARVYEFLNQFDTMRSFLHTRLRTATLRHDADGQAVLLNLLLRNYLHFNLYDQAEKLVSKSVFPELANNNEWARYLYYTGRIKAIQLEYSEARRTLTNALRKAPQHTAVGFKQTVHKLLIVVELLLGEIPDRLQFRQPSLKRSLMPYFLLTQAVRTGNLAKFNQVLEQFGEKFQTDGTYTLIIRLRHNVIKTGVRMISLSYSRISLADIAQKLQLDSPEDAEFIVAKAIRDGVIEASINHEKGFVQSKETMDIYGTREPQLAFHQRISFCLDIHNMSVKAMRFPPKAYNKDLESAEERREREQQDLEFAKEMAEDDDDSFP; encoded by the exons ATGAAGGAGACAGCGGCCAAGCGACGGGACAAGGGCCGGGACTCCAAGCAGGAGAAGCCGAAGGAGCCGAAGGAAGCGGGGCCCGAGCCGCAGGACGTGGAGATGCcggaggaggaggcggcggcTTCTGCGGCCAAGCAGCCGAAGGAGCTGGACAGCCTGACGCTGGACG ACATTAAGGAACACGTGAAGCAGATTGAGAAGGCTGTTTCTGGGAAGGAGCCTCGCTTCGTCCTAAGAGCTCTCAGGGCGCTACCGTCCACCAGCCGCCGCCTCAACGCCAATGTCCTGCACAAAGCCATCTGCGGCTTCTTCACCAACAACGCCACCACCAGAGACTTCCTGCTGGGCTTCCTGGAGGAG CCAATGGAGATGGCGGACGGAGATGTCCAGTTTCGTCCGAGGACGGGGAAAGCAGCGGCGACTCCTCTGCTGCCGGAGGTGGAAGCTtatctccagctgctgctggtggttcaCCTGACCAATCAGAAGAGATACACCGAG gctCAGAAAGTGTCGGACGACCTGCTGCAGAAGATCGGTTCTAAGAACCGCAGAGCTCTGGACCTGGTAGCGGCTAAATGTTACTATTATCACGCCCGAGTGTACGAGTTCCTGAACCAGTTCGACACCATGCGCAG CTTCCTCCACACTCGGCTGCGGACGGCGACGCTGCGCCACGACGCCGACGGTCAGGCCGTGCTGCTCAACCTGCTGCTCAGGAACTACCTGCACTTCAACCTCTACGACCAGGCCGAGAAGCTGGTGTCCAAGTCCGTGTTCCCCGAGCTCGCCAACAACAACGAGTGGGCCCGCTACCTCTACTACACAG GTCGGATCAAGGCGATCCAGTTGGAGTATTCTGAGGCTCGCAGGACTCTGACCAACGCCTTGAGGAAAGCTCCTCAACACACAGCAGTGGGCTTCAAACAGACG GTCCATAAGCTGCTGATCGTGGTCGAGCTGTTGTTGGGAGAAATTCCTGACAGACTTCAGTTCCGGCAGCCGTCACTCAAAAGGTCTCTGATGCCGTACTTCCTGCTCACACAGG CGGTCCGGACAGGAAACTTGGCCAAGTTCAACCAGGTGTTGGAGCAGTTCGGGGAGAAGTTCCAGACCGACGGGACGTACACGCTCATCATCCGCCTGAGACACAACGTCATCAAGACCG gtgtgcgGATGATCAGCCTGTCGTACTCTCGCATCTCTCTGGCTGACATCGCTCAGAAGCTCCAGCTCGACAGCCCTGAGGACGCCGAGTTCATCGTTGCCAAG gcgATCCGTGACGGCGTCATTGAGGCCAGCATCAACCACGAGAAAGGCTTCGTCCAATCAAAGGAGACGATGGACATCTACGGGACCAGAGAGCCTCAGCTGGCGTTCCACCAGAGAATCTCCTTCTGCCTCGACATCCACAACATGTCCGTCAAG GCCATGAGGTTCCCTCCTAAAGCTTATAACAAGGACCTGGAGTCAGCagag gaGCGTCGTGAACGCGAGCAGCAGGATCTGGAGTTCGCCAAAGAAATGGCCGAAGACGACGATGACAGCTtcccatga
- the LOC111563043 gene encoding leucine-rich repeat-containing protein 3B-like, giving the protein MSHSESPPSSSSVVDVSSQWRLLLLLLILPLPGLVMTLSPRSVALWRRSNKVSTINACHWSELADGALMVHCSGLRLTEVPVGLTNRTTRLFLNKNLISSLPADSFSDLFLLNELDLSHNQLSFLEVGCFNGLASSLRFLDLSSNQLSTLDPAVFDGLQVITNLTQNPWHCDCRMQLSMPRLDLDSASLAEVICQTSDLPNLGAVGLPMLLLMEDWDLCRCVRRTHDFLTLVTMFLWFFMLISYLVYYIRENEAVAREHLEYLKFLEILRPPCD; this is encoded by the exons ATGTCCCACTCTGAGAgtccaccttcttcttcttctgtggtggatGTTTCATCACAGTGgaggctcctcctcctccttctgatCCTTCCGTTACCTGGCCTGGTGATGACATTATCACCGCGGTCCGTGGCCCTATGGCGCCGCAGCAACAAGGTGTCCACCATCAACGCCTGTCACTGGTCTGAGCTGGCAGACGGAGCTCTTATGGTGCACTGCAGTGGACTCAGACTGACTGAG GTACCTGTCGGCCTGACCAATCGCACCACTCGTCTGTTTCTCAACAAGAACTTGATCAGTTCTCTCCCGGCTGATTCGTTCTCTGACCTCTTCCTGCTCAATGAACTCGACCTGTCACACAACCAG CTCTCCTTCTTGGAAGTCGGTTGTTTCAATGGTTTGGCGTCCTCTCTTCGCTTCCTGGACCTGTCGTCCAATCAGCTGTCAACGTTGGACCCGGCGGTGTTTGACGGCCTGCAAGTTATCACGAATCTCACACAGAACCCGTGGCACTGTGACTGCAGAATGCAG CTGTCGATGCCTCGGTTGGATCTGGACTCTGCCTCTCTGGCTGAAGTCATCTGTCAGACCTCCGACCTCCCGAACCTCG GAGCTGTTGGTCTgccgatgctgctgctgatggaagACTGGGATCTGTGTCGCTGTGTGAGGAGAACCCATGACTTTCTGACGCTGGTCACCATGTTCCTCTGGTTCTTCATGCTCATCTCCTACCTGGTCTACTACATCCGGGAGAACGAGGCTGTCGCTCGCGAACATCTGGAGTACCTCAAGTTTCTGGAGATCCTTCGTCCTCCCTGCGATTGA